In a single window of the Megalobrama amblycephala isolate DHTTF-2021 linkage group LG3, ASM1881202v1, whole genome shotgun sequence genome:
- the polr2l gene encoding DNA-directed RNA polymerases I, II, and III subunit RPABC5, producing MIIPVRCFTCGKIVGNKWEAYLGLLQAEYTEGDALDALGLKRYCCRRMLLAHVDLIEKLLNYAPLEK from the exons ATGATCATCCCTGTTCGCTGCTTCACTTGTGGGAAAATCGTTGGGAACAAATGGGAGGCGTATTTAGGTCTTCTTCAAGCAGAGTATACAGAGGG TGATGCTCTCGATGCTCTGGGTTTGAAGAGATACTGCTGTCGCCGGATGCTTCTGGCCCACGTGGATCTTATCGAGAAGTTGTTGAATTACGCACCGCTGGAGAAATGA